From the genome of Fusobacterium sp. FSA-380-WT-3A, one region includes:
- a CDS encoding acyl carrier protein, with protein sequence MLEKIKEIVVEQLGVDADQVTPEANFIEDLGADSLDTVELIMAFEEEFDVEIPDTDAEKIKTVQDVIDYIESHK encoded by the coding sequence ATGTTAGAAAAAATAAAAGAAATAGTTGTTGAGCAATTAGGTGTAGATGCTGACCAAGTAACACCTGAAGCAAACTTTATCGAAGATTTAGGAGCAGATTCATTAGATACTGTTGAGTTAATAATGGCTTTCGAAGAAGAATTTGATGTAGAAATTCCTGATACAGATGCTGAAAAAATAAAAACAGTACAAGATGTAATTGATTATATCGAATCTCACAAGTAG
- the rnc gene encoding ribonuclease III, translating into MEVDFKLDLSSLEKKIGYKFKNIKLLRNSLVHRSFGNENKKYKKINNERLELLGDAVLDLIVAEYLYKNHSNYSEGDLAKIKSMAVSEPVLAKVSRKLNMGEYLYLSRGELLTGGRERNSILGDLFEAVLGAIYLDSNFETAREIALYHLKEYIDHVEEDEEIMDFKTILQEYSQKVYKQVPIYEVINETGPDHKKLFEIVVKIGEDIEEKGIGKSKKMAEHGAAQALCKKLGVKY; encoded by the coding sequence ATGGAAGTGGATTTTAAATTAGATTTAAGTTCTTTAGAAAAAAAAATAGGATATAAATTTAAAAATATAAAACTTTTAAGAAATTCACTGGTACATAGATCTTTTGGGAATGAGAATAAGAAATATAAAAAAATAAACAATGAAAGACTAGAACTGCTAGGAGATGCAGTTCTAGATCTTATAGTTGCTGAATATTTATATAAAAATCATTCTAATTACAGTGAAGGAGATTTAGCAAAAATAAAGTCTATGGCAGTTAGTGAGCCAGTTTTAGCTAAAGTTTCAAGAAAGTTAAATATGGGTGAATATTTGTATTTAAGTAGAGGAGAATTATTAACAGGTGGAAGAGAAAGAAATTCTATATTAGGAGATTTATTTGAAGCTGTACTTGGAGCTATTTATTTAGATTCAAACTTTGAAACAGCGAGAGAAATAGCTTTATATCATTTAAAAGAATATATAGATCATGTGGAAGAAGATGAAGAAATAATGGACTTTAAAACTATTTTGCAAGAATATAGTCAAAAAGTCTATAAGCAAGTACCTATTTATGAGGTAATTAATGAAACAGGTCCAGACCATAAAAAACTTTTTGAAATTGTAGTGAAAATTGGAGAAGATATAGAAGAAAAAGGTATAGGAAAAAGTAAAAAAATGGCAGAACATGGAGCAGCACAAGCTCTTTGTAAAAAGTTAGGTGTTAAGTACTAA
- the fabD gene encoding ACP S-malonyltransferase: MSKIAFVFPGQGSQFVGMGKDLYENNQVAKNEFDKIFNSLNFDLKDAMFNGPEDLLKKTKYTQPAIVAMSLVLEKLVREKGIVPNYVAGHSVGEYAAMGSSGFLTIDEAVKLTSFRGEVMNEIAEKVNGGMAAVLGMEALDIIEVLKEVDGIVEAVNFNEPKQTVIAGEKVAIEKACEILKNKGAKRAMPLAVSGPFHSSLMKPAGEKLRKEAEKYNFKDAEIYLVANTTGELINKVEEIKNEIYSQSFGPVKWVDTIKKLKENGVDTIYEIGPGKVLSGLIKKIDKEIKVININSIDDLNNL, translated from the coding sequence GTGTCTAAGATAGCTTTTGTATTTCCAGGACAAGGAAGTCAATTCGTTGGAATGGGAAAAGATTTATATGAAAATAATCAAGTGGCAAAAAATGAATTTGATAAAATTTTTAATAGTTTAAATTTTGATTTAAAAGATGCCATGTTTAATGGACCAGAAGATTTATTAAAGAAAACTAAATACACTCAACCAGCTATAGTTGCAATGAGTTTAGTTTTAGAAAAATTAGTTAGAGAAAAAGGGATAGTTCCTAATTATGTAGCAGGTCATTCAGTTGGAGAATATGCTGCTATGGGTTCTTCAGGATTTTTAACTATAGATGAAGCTGTAAAGTTAACATCTTTTAGGGGAGAAGTTATGAATGAAATAGCTGAAAAAGTTAATGGTGGAATGGCAGCTGTTTTAGGGATGGAAGCTTTAGATATAATAGAAGTTCTAAAAGAAGTAGATGGAATAGTAGAGGCTGTAAATTTTAATGAACCTAAACAAACAGTAATAGCTGGAGAAAAAGTAGCTATAGAAAAAGCTTGTGAAATTTTAAAAAATAAAGGTGCTAAAAGAGCTATGCCACTAGCAGTTTCAGGACCATTTCATTCTTCATTAATGAAACCAGCTGGAGAAAAATTAAGAAAAGAAGCAGAAAAATATAATTTTAAAGATGCTGAAATTTATTTAGTTGCTAATACAACAGGAGAACTTATAAATAAAGTAGAAGAGATAAAAAATGAAATTTATTCTCAAAGTTTTGGACCTGTGAAATGGGTTGATACAATAAAAAAATTAAAAGAAAATGGAGTAGATACTATTTATGAAATAGGACCTGGAAAAGTATTGAGTGGTCTTATAAAAAAAATAGATAAAGAAATAAAAGTTATTAATATAAATTCTATAGATGATTTGAATAATTTATAA
- a CDS encoding beta-ketoacyl-ACP synthase III, whose translation MKNVGILGFGKYVPEKIMTNADWEKLVETSDEWITSRTGIKERRFVTEGQGTSDLGVEAGKAALKDAGMKPEEVELIILATCSPDYRAQNCSSLIQKKLGAKNAAAFDLEAACSGFIFSLVVGQAMIQAGMYKRILVIAAESISKLVDMQDRNTAILFGDGAAAAVLGEVEEGYGIISSYMGTEGVDDGTLRIKAGGTLYPATVERVLNREIYVEMNGTEVFKFAVKALPYATKEAAKKGNVDLKDIDMLFPHQANLRIIDAAAKRLGIPMEKVFVNLQKYGNTSAASVGIAMAEALEEGKLKRGDLIALTGFGAGLTYGSLIMRWSK comes from the coding sequence ATAAAAAATGTAGGAATATTAGGTTTTGGAAAATATGTTCCTGAAAAAATAATGACTAATGCTGATTGGGAAAAATTAGTAGAAACTTCTGATGAATGGATAACATCAAGAACAGGGATAAAAGAAAGAAGATTTGTTACTGAAGGACAAGGAACTTCTGACTTAGGAGTAGAAGCTGGAAAAGCAGCCTTAAAAGATGCTGGAATGAAACCAGAAGAGGTTGAATTAATAATTTTAGCGACTTGTTCTCCAGATTATAGAGCACAAAATTGTTCGTCACTTATTCAAAAAAAATTAGGAGCAAAAAATGCAGCTGCATTTGATTTAGAAGCAGCGTGTAGCGGTTTTATATTTTCTCTCGTAGTAGGTCAAGCAATGATACAAGCTGGAATGTATAAGAGAATTTTAGTAATTGCGGCAGAATCAATTTCTAAACTTGTAGATATGCAAGATAGAAATACAGCAATTTTATTTGGTGATGGAGCAGCAGCTGCTGTATTAGGAGAAGTAGAAGAGGGATATGGAATAATTTCTTCATATATGGGAACAGAAGGTGTTGATGATGGAACTTTAAGAATAAAAGCAGGAGGAACATTATACCCAGCTACAGTTGAAAGAGTTTTGAATAGAGAAATATATGTAGAAATGAATGGAACAGAAGTTTTTAAATTTGCTGTAAAAGCTTTACCATATGCTACAAAAGAAGCTGCAAAAAAAGGAAATGTAGATTTAAAAGACATTGATATGTTATTTCCACATCAAGCAAATCTTAGAATAATAGATGCAGCTGCAAAAAGATTGGGAATACCAATGGAAAAAGTTTTTGTTAACTTACAAAAATATGGAAATACTTCAGCAGCCTCAGTAGGAATAGCTATGGCAGAGGCTTTAGAAGAAGGAAAATTAAAAAGAGGAGACTTAATAGCTTTAACAGGATTTGGAGCAGGACTTACTTATGGTTCTCTTATAATGAGATGGTCTAAATAA
- the fabF gene encoding beta-ketoacyl-ACP synthase II yields MRRVVVTGLGLITALGTGLEKSWAAIKEGKTGIKTIESFDTTNTPVKCAGEVRDFFPEEFGIEKKEIKKLARNTQFAIAASKMALEDSNFIIDENNATRVGVIVSSGIGGMEVFESQIETRLTKGNKRISPFTIPAIIANMAAGNIGIYVGAKGPNKAVVTACAAGTHSIGDAYEIIKLGKADVMFAGGTEGCITEFGINAFANMKALSTNPNPDTASRPFTIDRDGFVMGEGAGVLILEELEHAKQRGAKIYAEIIGYGETCDAHHITAPAVDGAVRAFKMALEEGNVNLEDVTYINAHGTSTPLNDKNETAAIKEVFGDLAYKLNISSTKGATGHVLGGAGGIEGVILAKSIEEGIVPPTANYQNPDPECDLNYTPNVAVEKEIKVGMSSSLGFGGHNAVIVMKKYEE; encoded by the coding sequence ATGAGAAGAGTTGTAGTTACAGGTTTAGGACTTATTACAGCTTTGGGAACAGGATTAGAAAAATCTTGGGCTGCCATAAAAGAGGGAAAAACTGGAATAAAAACAATAGAAAGCTTTGATACAACAAATACTCCTGTAAAATGTGCTGGAGAAGTAAGAGACTTTTTTCCAGAAGAGTTTGGAATAGAAAAAAAAGAAATTAAAAAATTAGCAAGAAATACACAATTTGCAATTGCTGCTTCAAAAATGGCATTAGAAGATTCTAATTTTATAATAGATGAAAATAATGCAACTAGAGTTGGCGTTATTGTTTCTTCTGGTATTGGGGGAATGGAAGTTTTTGAATCTCAAATAGAAACAAGATTAACAAAAGGAAATAAAAGAATATCACCATTTACTATACCTGCAATCATAGCTAATATGGCAGCTGGAAATATAGGAATATATGTAGGAGCAAAAGGACCTAATAAAGCAGTAGTAACAGCTTGTGCTGCAGGGACACATTCAATAGGAGATGCTTATGAAATTATAAAATTAGGTAAAGCAGATGTAATGTTTGCTGGCGGAACTGAAGGATGTATAACAGAGTTTGGAATAAATGCTTTTGCAAATATGAAAGCATTATCAACTAACCCAAATCCAGATACTGCTTCAAGACCATTTACAATTGATAGAGATGGATTTGTAATGGGAGAAGGTGCAGGAGTCTTAATATTAGAAGAGTTAGAACATGCAAAACAAAGAGGAGCAAAAATTTATGCTGAAATTATAGGATATGGGGAAACATGTGATGCTCATCATATAACAGCACCAGCTGTAGATGGAGCTGTTAGAGCATTTAAAATGGCATTAGAAGAAGGAAATGTTAATTTAGAAGATGTTACATATATTAATGCTCATGGAACATCAACTCCTTTAAATGATAAAAATGAGACAGCAGCAATAAAAGAGGTATTTGGAGATTTAGCTTATAAATTGAATATTTCTTCTACAAAAGGAGCAACAGGACATGTTCTTGGAGGAGCAGGTGGAATAGAGGGAGTGATTTTAGCTAAAAGTATAGAAGAAGGAATTGTACCTCCAACAGCTAATTATCAAAATCCAGATCCAGAATGTGATTTAAATTATACACCAAATGTTGCTGTAGAAAAAGAAATAAAAGTTGGAATGTCTAGTTCTTTAGGATTTGGTGGACATAATGCTGTAATAGTAATGAAAAAATATGAAGAATAA